In one Oreochromis aureus strain Israel breed Guangdong linkage group 2, ZZ_aureus, whole genome shotgun sequence genomic region, the following are encoded:
- the med12 gene encoding mediator of RNA polymerase II transcription subunit 12 isoform X2, whose protein sequence is MMAAFGILSYEHRPLKRPRLGPPDVYPQDPKQKEDELTALNVKQGFNNQPAVSGDEHGSAKNVNFNPSKISSNFSSIIAEKLRYSTFPDTGKRKPQVNQKDNFWLVTARSQSSINNWFTDLAGTKPLTQLAKKVPIFSKKEEVFGYLAKYSVPVMRSAWMIKMTCAYHAAITETKVKKRHVIDPCIEWTQIITKYLWEQLQKVAEFYRQFPSQGCSSPLPANPPDVETAMKQWEYNEKLAMFMFQDGMLDRHEFLTWVLECFEKVRPGEDELLRLLLPLLLQYSGEFVQSAYLSRRLAYFCTRRLNLLLSDGSLGPGTGGHPAHGILTQQSNALPSTPTSQPAGGNQPQTPFTDFYICPQHRPLVFGLSCMLQSIVLCCPSALVWHYSLTDSRNKTGSPLDLLPIAPSSLPMPGGNTAFTQQVRAKLREIEEQIKERGQAVEFRWSFDKCQETTAGFTIGRVLHTLEVLDNHSFEKSDFNNSLDSLYNRIFGSGQSKDGHEMSPDDDAVVTLLCEWAVCCKRSGRHRAMVVAKLLEKRQAEIEAERCGESEVVDEKGSVSSGSLSAATLPVFQDVLLQFLDTQAPTLTEPGNESERVEFSNLVLLFCELIRHDVFSHNIYMCTLISRGDLASDSHLPRPRSPSDEPSDESERKEQDAGSSVKMEDTGLSESMEIDHNSSANFDEMFSPPMHCETKGSPSPEKPVTDQDSKPNCKDKGMDPAFPQLYEQPRHIQYATHFPIPQEESASHECNQRLVVLYGVGKLRDEARHTIKKITKDILKVLNRKSTAETGGEEGQKRKRSKPEAFPTAEDIFSKFQHLSHFDQHQVTSQVSRNVLEQITSFALGMSYHLPLVQHIQFIFDLMEYSLNISGLIDFAIQLLNELSLVEAELLLKSSSLVGSYTTSLCLCIVAVLRRYHSCLILNPEQTAQVFDGLRIVVKSGVNPADCSSAERCILAYLYDLYTSCSHLKNKFGEIFSEFCSKVKNSIYCNIDPSDSNMLWDPMFMMEAIANPSANNFNHSMVGKILNDSPANRYSFVCNVLMDVCVDHRDPERVNDIGILCAELTAYCRSLSAEWLGILKALCCSSNNGNCGFNDLLCNVDVSDLSFHDSLATFVAILIARQCLLLEDLVRCVAIPSLLNAACSEQDSEPGARLTCRILLHLFKTPQRNPVPQDGVKSDKASVGIRSSCDRHLLAASQNSIVVGAVFAVLKAVFMLGDAELRGSGLSHTAGLDDISEGRNVSIETASLDVYAKYVLKTICQQEWVGERCLKSLSEDSSALQDPVLVNIQAQRLLQLICYPHRQLDSDDGDNPQRQRIKRILQNMDQWTMRQSSLELQLMIKQSTNNELYSLLENIAKATIEVFQKSAEMNSNNPSGNGAAVQGGSASNNNSTTSKMKPILSSSERSGVWLVAPLIAKLPTSVQGHVLKAAGEELEKGQHLGSSSRKERDRQKQKSMSLLSQQPFLSLVLTCLKGQDEQREGLLTSLYSQVQQIVTNWREDQYQDDCKAKQMMHEALKLRLNLVGGMFDTVQRSTQQTTEWAVLLLDIISSGTVDMQSNNELFTTVLDMLSVLINGTLAADMSSISQGSMEENKRAYMNLVKKLRKELGDRQSESLEKVRQLLPLPKQTRDVITCEPQGSLIDTKGNKIAGFEKEGLQVSTKQKISPWDVFEGLKHSAPLSWGWFGTVRVDRKVTKFEEQQRFLLYHTHLKPKPRSYYLEPLPLPPEEEEPLTPVSQEPEKMIEAVKTEKNVATVPPESNKKSKSKKKKTPSNKTEDYNRTPGPAYTSMAPELMQNPTYARTMPYNPQNVYTQSQPLPPGQITGGPGLDAPYRQPARNQIPKMMPARANYPTMMPGMPGSMPGIMGPDKPYQMTFKPHATMSQGPNLRQQLQHQNPNALGQIRQMPPNQQYTSMQTSQGYTTYGSHMGMQQHPSQSGSIVPHSYGNQNFPGAHPGANPAVVDPLRQQRPSGYLLQQAPGYPQSMQNTQRFPHQQLQQNPIMPSHLGQMGQGVHPGLSRPNQILTEQQQQQQQQQQQQQQQLVQQQQYLRQQAAMRAQQHQQQQQQQQQQQQVQPQQVPPQQQVPQQQQPQVTAVPPPGQAPNQGLSMQPLPPQQPMFPRAGMQQTQQQQQTAALVRQLQQQLSSTQPSQGTNSYY, encoded by the exons AATAACCAACCAGCTGTATCCGGTGATGAACATGGCAGTGCCAAAAATGTCAACTTCAACCCTTCCAAG ATCAGCTCAAACTTCAGCAGCATTATTGCAGAGAAGCTGCGCTACAGCACGTTTCCAGACACAGGGAAGCGTAAACCACAGGTCAACCAGAAGGATAATTTCTGGCTTGTCACAGCGAGGTCACAGAGCTCCATCAATAACTGGTTCACAGATTTAGCTGGGACTAAACCTCTGACACAGCTGGCTAAAAAG GTACCGATCTTTAGCAAGAAGGAAGAGGTTTTTGGATACTTGGCCAAGTACTCAGTCCCTGTAATGCGTTCAGCATGGATGATTAAGATGACCTGCGCATATCATGCAGCTATCACAGAAACTAAAGTCAAGAAGAGGCATGTGATTGACCCGTGCATAG aATGGACCCAAATCATTACCAAGTATCTCTGGGAGCAGCTTCAGAAGGTGGCTGAGTTTTACAGACAGTTTCCCAGCCAAGGCTGCAGCTCACCACTGCCAGCTAATCCCCCTGATGTGGAGACGGCCATGAAGCAGTGGGAATACAACGAGAAGCTGGCCATGTTCATGTTTCAG GATGGTATGTTAGACAGACACGAGTTCCTGACATGGGTGCTGGAGTGTTTTGAGAAAGTCCGGCCTGGTGAAGATGAGCTTCTCAGACTACTTTTGCCCCTTTTACTACAG TACTCAGGGGAATTCGTACAGTCTGCTTACTTGTCACGAAGACTGGCTTACTTCTGCACGCGCCGCCTCAACTTGTTGCTAAGTGACGGGAGCCTGGGCCCTGGCACAGGAGGGCATCCAGCTCACGGCATCTtgacacagcaaagcaacgctCTGCCCTCCACACCAACCTCCCAGCCAGCGGGAGGGAACCAGCCCCAGACACCTTTTACAGACTTCTATATCTGTCCACAGCACAGGCCTCTGGTGTTTGGTCTCAGCTGCATGTTACAG AGCATTGTGTTGTGCTGTCCCAGTGCTCTCGTGTGGCATTACTCTTTAACAGACAGCAGAAACAAGACTGGTTCCCCTCTCGACCTCCTGCCCATCGCTCCTTCCAGCTTGCCAATGCCAGGAGGCAACACTGCCTTTACACAGCAG GTTCGTGCAAAGTTGCGGGAAATTGAGGAACAAATTAAGGAGCGAGGTCAGGCAGTGGAGTTCAGGTGGTCGTTTGATAAGTGCCAGGAGACGACAGCGG GATTCACCATCGGAAGGGTTCTCCACACTCTGGAGGTTTTAGACAACCACAGCTTTGAGAAGTCTGACTTCAACAACTCCCTGGATTCACTGTACAACAGGATATTTGGTTCAGGCCAGAGTAAAGATGGCCACGAG ATGTCACCTGATGATGATGCAGTGGTGACCTTGCTTTGTGAATGGGCTGTGTGCTGTAAGCGTTCAGGCAGACACAGGGCCATGGTTGTGGCCAAGCTGCTGGAAAAGAGGCAGGCTGAAATAGAAGCAGAG AGGTGCGGCGAGTCGGAGGTGGTGGATGAGAAGGGCTCTGTGTCATCCGGTTCCCTCTCAGCTGCCACACTGCCAGTCTTTCAGGATGTGCTGCTGCAGTTCCTCGATACTCAGGCTCCCACCCTGA CGGAGCCTGGGAATGAAAGCGAACGCGTGGAGTTCTCCAACCTAGTCCTTCTCTTCTGTGAGCTCATCCGTCACGACGTCTTTTCCCACAATATCTACATGTGCACGCTCATTTCCCGTGGCGACTTGGCTTCTGACTCCCACCTGCCCCGCCCACGTTCACCCAGCGATGAGCCCTCTGATGAATCAGAGCGCAAAGAGCAGGATGCAGGCAGCAGTGTCAAGATGGAG GATACTGGCCTATCAGAGTCAATGGAAATCGATCATAACTCCAGTGCTAATTTTGACGAG ATGTTCTCACCTCCAATGCACTGTGAAACCAAGGGAAGCCCCTCTCCAGAGAAGCCGGTTACAGATCAGGACAGCAAGCCCAACTGTAAGGACAAGGGTATGGACCCCGCCTTTCCTCAACTGTATGAGCAACCCCGCCACATCCAGTATGCCACTCACTTCCCTATTCCTCAG gaGGAAAGTGCCAGTCATGAATGCAACCAGCGTTTAGTGGTCCTCTACGGTGTGGGCAAACTGAGAGATGAGGCGAGACACACCATTAAGAAAATTACCAAAGACATCCTGAAGGTGCTAAACCGCAAAAGCACAGCAGAAACAG gaggagaggaaggacaAAAAAGGAAGAGGAGTAAGCCAGAGGCCTTTCCCACTGCAGAGGATATCTTCTCCAAATTCCAGCACCTCTCCCACTTTGACCAGCACCAGGTCACCTCCCAG GTGTCCAGAAATGTGCTGGAACAGATCACCAGCTTTGCCTTAGGGATGTCCTACCACCTGCCTCTCGTCCAGCACATTCAGTTCATCTTTGACCTCATGGAGTACTCCCTTAACATTAGTGGCCTCATAGACTTCGCTATTCAG CTTCTGAATGAGTTAAGTCTGGTGGAAGCCGAGCTGCTGCTGAAGTCATCCAGCCTGGTGGGCAGCTACACCACAAGCCTGTGTCTGTGTATTGTAGCAGTGCTGAGGAGGTACCACTCCTGCCTCATCCTCAATCCTGAGCAGACAGCCCAAGTTTTTGATGG GTTACGCATTGTGGTGAAGTCAGGTGTGAACCCAGCAGACTGTTCCTCTGCTGAGCGTTGCATTCTGGCCTATCTGTATGATCTCTACACCTCCTGTAGTCACCTCAAAAACAAGTTTGGTGAGATATTTAg TGAGTTTTGCTCTAAAGTGAAGAACTCCATCTACTGCAATATCGACCCATCAGACTCCAACATGCTTTGGGATCCTATGTTCATGATGGAGGCCATCGCCAACCCCTCAGCCAACAACTTCAACCACTCCATGGTGGGCAAAATCTTGAATGACAGCCCAGCCAACCGCTACAGCTTTGTCTGTAATGTGCTAatggatgtgtgtgtggatCACCGAGACCCAGAAAG GGTGAACGATATTGGGATCTTGTGTGCGGAGCTGACAGCATATTGCCGCTCCCTGAGTGCCGAGTGGCTCGGCATCCTCAAGGCTCTTTGCTGCTCCTCTAACAACGGCAACTGTGGCTTCAATGACTTGCTGTGTAACGTAGAT GTTAGCGATTTGTCCTTCCACGATTCTCTGGCAACCTTCGTAGCCATTCTCATTGCCAGACAGTGCTTGCTCCTTGAAGACCTGGTTCGCTGTGTTGCCATTCCTTCCCTTCTCAATGCAG CCTGCAGTGAGCAAGACTCTGAACCAGGAGCCAGACTGACCTGCAGAATTCTGCTGCATCTTTTCAAGACACCACAACGCAACCCTGTCCCCCAAGATGGTGTGAAGTCAG ACAAGGCTTCAGTTGGTATCCGGTCGTCTTGTGATCGCCACCTTCTTGCCGCCTCTCAGAACAGCATAGTGGTTGGAGCTGTATTTGCTGTTCTCAAGGCTGTGTTTATGTTGG GTGATGCTGAGTTGAGAGGCTCAGGGTTGTCGCACACCGCCGGCCTCGACGACATATCAGAAGGACGCAATGTCTCGATCGAGACAGCCAGCTTGGATGTATATGCGAAGTATGTTTTGAAGACCATCTGCCAGCAG GAATGGGTTGGAGAACGCTGCCTGAAGTCTCTGTCTGAGGACAGCAGTGCCCTCCAAGACCCAGTGCTGGTGAACATTCAAGCCCAGCGACTGCTGCAGCTTATTTGCTATCCTCACCGCCAGCTGGACAGTGATGACGGTGACAACCCTCAGAGGCAGCGTATCAAACGCATCCTCCag AATATGGACCAGTGGACGATGAGACAGTCTTCTCTTGAGCTGCAGCTGATGATCAAACAGAGCACCAACAAT GAACTCTACTCTCTCTTGGAGAACATAGCCAAGGCCACTATAGAGGTGTTCCAGAAATCAGCTGAGATGAACTCCAATAACCCCTCAGGGAACGGGGCAGCAGTCCAAGGAGGCTCTGCATCTAATAACAACAGTACCACAAGCAAAATGAAGCCTATTTTAAG CTCATCAGAGCGATCGGGTGTTTGGCTGGTGGCTCCGTTGATAGCCAAGCTGCCCACGTCAGTCCAGGGCCATGTGCTAAAGGCGGCAGGAGAGGAGCTGGAGAAAGGGCAGCACCTTGGCTCTTCTTCACGTAAGGAGAGGGACAGGCAGAAACAGAAAAG TATGTCTCTGCTGAGCCAGCAGCCATTCCTGTCTTTGGTCTTGACCTGCTTAAAGGGGCAGGATGAACAGAGGGAGGGTCTCCTCACCTCCCTTTACAGCCAAGTGCAGCAGATTGTCACCAACTGGAGAGAAGACCAGTACCAAGATGACTGCAAGGCAAAGCAAATGATGCATGAGGCACTCAAGCTACGACTGAATCTT GTCGGTGGCATGTTTGATACAGTGCAGCGCAGCACGCAACAGACCACGGAGTGGGCGGTACTACTCCTTGACATCATCAGCAGCGGCACAGTGGACATGCAGTCCAATAA CGAGCTCTTCACAACAGTGCTGGACATGTTGAGTGTGCTGATTAACGGCACACTGGCTGCTGACATGTCCAGCATCTCTCAGGGCAGCATGGAGGAAAACAAGAGAGCCTACATGAACCTGGTTAAGAAGCTCAGG AAAGAGCTTGGAGATCGGCAGTCAGAAAGTTTGGAAAAGGTTCGCCAGCTTCTGCCGCTGCCCAAGCAAACCCGAGATGTCATAACCTGTGAACCTCAGGGTTCGCTGATAGACACTAAGGGCAACAAGATTGCTGGCTTTGAGAAGGAG GGTCTTCAAGTATCTACTAAACAAAAGATTTCTCCGTGGGATGTTTTTGAGGGTCTGAAACACTCCGCCCCTCTCTCCTGGGGTTGGTTTGGTACAGTACGTGTGGACCGTAAGGTGACTAAATTTGAGGAGCAGCAGCGATTCCTCCTTTATCACACCCACCTGAAGCCCAAACCACGGAGCTATTACCTGGAGCCACTTCCCTTACCCCCTGAAGAGGAGGAACCCCTGACACCTGTCTCACAGGAACCAGAGAAGATGATAGAGGCGGTGAAGACAGAGAAGAATGTAGCCACTGTGCCACCCGAGTCCAACAAAAAGTCCAAatccaagaaaaagaaaactcctTCTAACAAAACAGAG GACTATAACCGAACACCAGGTCCTGCCTATACAAGTATGGCACCAGAGTTGATGCAGAACCCCACATATGCCAGGACCATGCCCTATAATCCACAGAACGTGTACACACAGAGCCAGCCTCTACCTCCAGGTCAGATTACAG GAGGTCCAGGTTTAGATGCTCCATACAGACAACCAGCCCGCAACCAAATTCCCAAAATGATGCCCGCTCGGGCTAATTATCCAACCATGATGCCCGGCATGCCGGGAAGCATGCCTGGTATCATGGGACCAGACAAACCGTACCAAATGACTTTTAAGCCCCATGCTACCATGTCACAAGGCCCGAATCTGCGACAGCAACTACAG CATCAAAATCCAAACGCATTAGGGCAGATTAGACAAATGCCACCAAACCAACAatatacttcaatgcaaacatCCCag GGCTATACCACATACGGATCACACATGGGAATGCAGCAGCATCCATCTCAAAGTGGTAGTATAGTACCTCATTCCTATGGCAACCAAAATTTCCCAGGCGCACATCCTGGAGCCAACCCTGCTGTAGTGGATCCTCTAAGGCAACAGAGGCCAAGTGGGTATCTTCTCCAGCAGGCCCCAGGCTACCCACAGAGTATGCAGAACACACAGAG GTTTCCCCACCAGCAACTCCAGCAGAATCCTATCATGCCATCCCATCTTGGTCAAATGGGACAAGGTGTCCATCCAGGCTTGTCAAGGCCCAATCAGATATTaacagaacagcagcagcagcagcagcagcagcagcagcaacagcagcaacaattagtgcagcagcagcagtacctCAGACAACAAGCAGCGATGAGG GcacaacaacatcaacaacaacagcagcagcagcagcaacagcagcaggtcCAACCACAGCAGGTTCCTCCTCAACAGCAGGTTCCACAGCAGCAACAGCCACAGGTGACGGCTGTGCCTCCACCGGGCCAGGCACCGAACCAGGGCCTGAGCATGCAGCCGCTGCCACCGCAGCAACCCATG tTCCCCCGAGCGGGAATGCAGCAGactcagcagcaacagcagaccGCAGCTCTGGTCAGACAGCTGCAACAGCAACTATCAA GTACACAACCATCACAGGGCACCAACTCTTATTACTGA